The segment AGCGGGTTTTCACCCAATAACTTGGTAAAGTCTTCACCGGTTTCAGCTATAAATTTTGTGGCTGCATCAGCCTTGGAAACAAACGTAATGGATTCATTTTTACTGACGAACGGCAAGGCTTCAATATTCTTTTCCACCTGTAGCCGTTGTGGTTCAGTAAGCCCGTTTTTGAGGTACACCTGAACCCGTATGCTTTCGCGCACCAAACGTTCCAACTCTTGCGAATAAATGATAAGCATACCAAAAAGACCGGTAACAAAAAGAGCTAATGTTATGCTGGCGATAACACCTGCGTACGGATAATTACCCAGTTTTTTCTTCGCATATATCTTTTGCATGGCGGCCAAAGTTAGGAAATAAAAAAGCCTCTGGAAATTACCCAGAGGCTTTTTATTCAAGCGCCTCAAATCAATCTGCTCGGTGCTCTTTCAATTTTTTTATCAGTTTGGCATCTCGGATAGGCACTAATAGAGTGGGGGTATCAACCTGTTCGTCAAGCAAGTAATAACTTGTTTTGTAATACAGGAATACGGTTCGTTTATTCTCGGCAATGAATTCCAGTATTTCGTACAAATTATTTTCGAATGAACCGTAGAGCACAAGCTTTCCGCCACGGAAGATGTAGTGGAAATTGTACTTTTTATTAGTTGATTCAATGTCGACTTCAATGGAAGACGTAACAAAGGCTTTCGCGATAAACTCAACCTGTTCCTGTTCTTTTTTTCGGGCGGCCGATTCTTCTTCCGATTCGGGGGAAAAAACTTCCAGCTTAGGACGCTCGGCAGGACTTGCTTCAGTGTTTTGGGCTAAAGGGCTTGCGGCTACGTTGGCCGATTTCTTTTCTTCAATCTGTTCTTCCTTGCTGATGGGTTGTTTGTCAGGTTGGGGATCTTCCGGTAAATCAATTTCTTCGGTGCCTTCCTCAATCTCTTCGGAAATGGCAACCATGTTATCGGTAACTTCGCTGTCAGTTACATACCAGTACACCGCAGTTGTTACCAGGCCGGCAACAATAATAGACGATGCTATTTTAGTGAACAGGGCAGTTTGGCCACCCATACCAGGCGATACCGGAACATTGTTCAGCATGGTTTTAAGTTCAAGCAAACGTTTATTCCGGATGCCTTCAACCAATTGTTGCTGAAATTGCAGTTCGCTTTTTAGTTGAGGGTCGGCCTCAAGCTTTTGTTCAAACGCGGCCTTATCGCTTTCGCTCATGCGATTCGACAGGTAGTCGTCAAGTAATTCCAAATCCTTTTCTAACGCCATGTTCTTAATCTAAAAAATCATGCTCTGAATACTGAGCCTTCACCAATTCATCCAGTTTCTTTTTACACTTATATTTTTTTGTCTTAGCGGTATCGGTATTGGCGAAGCCAAGTTTTTCTGCGATATCCTGCATGGACATTTCCTCAAAGTAATAATACATCAAAACCTTTTTACAGGTATCGCCCAATTGGTCAATACAACGGGCAATAATCTTATTTCGTTCCTCAGTTTCAGTATCGATCGTTACCGATACATCTTTTTCCTCACGGGAGAGGCGCTTTTTCCGGTCAAGTTCTTTCCGCCATAAATTCTGACATATACTGTAAATATATGTACTGATTTTGGAGGTCATGACCAGGTTTCCCGAAGTGGCCTTTTGCCAGAAGACAACGAGGGCATCCTGATAAATATCCCGGGCTTCCTCCTCGGTTCCACTATTGGTAATGACCAGTTTGGTCATCATCCGGTAGTACTTCTTATAAAGCGTTTCAAGAGCCTTTTCATCGCCTTTACAGATGCGTTCAAAGATCTCCTTTTCTTCCATTACTGAGCTCGACCTGTATACCATTAGGTGTTCGGGTGGTAACCTTTTAACAAAGGTTGGGTTCTTTTTTATCGATTAGAAGTTTTTGACGTGGTTAAGATACCTTTTTCCACGTTTGGGTGCGCCATACCGGTCCCCAATAACCCCGTACTTTAAGGTCGTTCGATTCCAACCACAATTTGCAGCGGTAAACTTTGCCGGCTTCGGGATCTAAAATATGGCCATCGGAGTACTCACTGCCGCTCTTTTTCATTCCACGGATGATTTCCATGCCGAGTATCTTCTTTTTGAACCGGTCGTCATCTTCAGGACATTTGTCACAAATCGGGTCGGGATCGTTTCCGGGTTTTGGGAAAATTTTGATCACCTTGCCATACACCAGCCCATTTTGTTCAAAAATCTCCACGATCGACTTGGTTTCACCGGTCTTATCGTCAATTGATTTCCACCTGCCGAGAATGGATTGTTGGGCTGATAAGGAAACGGAAATCCACAGGAGTGTAACTGTCAACAATACTTTTTTCATATTTCGAAGTCTTTAGGTGCTAAAATAAAAAACCCTGACGGTTTCGTCAGGGTTTTGAAATCTTGAACTAAAAAATTACTCAGCGATTTCTGTATTCTCTACCGGAGTAACGCTTACAACCTCTGTTTGAGGCTTATTTTCGTTCAACGAAGCTTGTGTTGAAGTGGATGGTGCCAGGAGTGGGGCTATAACCAGTGCCACAACCGACATTAGTTTCAGCAAGATGTTCAGCGAAGGCCCTGAAGTGTCTTTGAACGGATCACCCACGGTGTCACCCACTACAGCGGCTTTGTGTGGCTCGGATTTTTTGTAATACTTCTGCCCGTTTATTTCTACACCTTCTTCAAAGCTCTTCTTTGCGTTGTCCCATGCGCCACCGGCATTCGATTGGAAAATAGCCATCAACACGCCCGATACGGTTACACCGGCAAGCATACCGCCTAATGCTTCCACACCAAACCCCGGAAGGAAGGCAATGAGTACAGGTGCGATAACGGCCATAAGTCCGGGTACTACCATTTGGCGAATGGCAGCTTGTGTGGATATTTCAACGCATTTACCGTACTCTGCTTTGCCATCTGCTTCGTTAAAAGTTTTTTGATCTTCGACTGACCACTCTTCTTTCGCTTTATCACCATTTCGTTTCATCACCTCCAAAGCTGCCTTAAGTGCAGGTATGGTGGTAAATTGTCTTCTTACTTCTTCGATCATTGACATGGCTGCGCGGCCTACGGCTCCCATAGCCAATGCTGAGAACACGAATGGAAGCATACCACCAATAAACAACCCAGCCATTACGTTAGCTTTGGAAACGTCAATTGAGCCAAGTTTGGCCGTTGTCATAAAGGCACCAAACAAGGCAAGTGCCGTAAGCGCTGCAGAGGCAATGGCAAAACCTTTACCAATGGCGGCTGTAGTGTTGCCAACAGCATCCAACTTGTCGGTGCGTGAGCGAACTTCTTTTGGTAGCTCAGCCATTTCAGCAATGCCACCGGCATTATCGGAAATGGGTCCATAAGCATCAACGGCCAATTGGATACCAAGATTTGAAAGCATGCCCACAGCTGCTATAGCAATTCCATAAAGACCACCGAAATAGAATGCGCCAATAATGGAGAGCGCAATGATGATGATCGGGAGTGCGGTGGACATCATACCTACACCAAGACCTGAAATAATATTGGTTGCTGCACCGGTTGAAGATTGTCTTACAATGGATAGTACTGGCTTTTTGCCCATACCGGTATAGTATTCGGTAATCAGACCTACCAAAAGCCCGGCTATGAGGCCGATAACAGTGGCCCAGAAAACACCCATGGCAGTCATGGTCCGAACAATGTTATTACCATTTCCATCGGTGTACAAAGGATCAGTAAAGGTCCATTGCGCGGGGAGCATATAGGTGATGATAAAATATGACGCGGCAATCATTAAACCTGACGAAACAAATTCGCCCATATTTAAGGCGCGCTGCGGATCACCACCTTCTTTAACACGAACGAAGAAAGTTCCGAGGAATGACATCACAATACCTACACCGGCTAATACCAATGGCAACAATACAGCGGAAAGTCCATTGAAGTTATCAACAAAACCGGGAACCATAAAGGCGGCTCCAAGCACCATAGTACCGATGATAGAGCCTACGTATGATTCAAAAAGGTCAGCCCCCATACCGGCAACATCCCCTACATTATCGCCCACGTTATCGGCAATAGTAGCCGGGTTTAACGGGTGATCTTCTGGTATACCAGCTTCAACTTTACCAACGAGGTCAGCACCCACATCAGCTGCTTTTGTATAGATACCACCACCTACACGTGCAAAGAGGGCAATGGATGATGCACCAAACGAAAAACCAGTAATGATCGTAATAACTTGTGTAAGATTTGCCTGGGTGTCAATCCCAAACATGCTTGAGTATATGATGAACAGCGTACTAAGGCCCAGGACCCCCAGGCCAACAACCCCCATGCCCATAACGGAACCTCCGGCAAAAGCAACTTCAAGTGCGCGTCCAAGGCTTGTGCGTGCTGCATTGGTTGTACGCACGTTAGCTTTTGTGGCAACACGCATTCCAATAAAGCCTGCTAAGGCCGAACAAAATGCACCCAATACGAATGATACAGCTACCAGGGGAGATGATGTTTCAGTATTGGCCGTTACACCAAGAAGAACAGCAACACACAGTACAAATACTGCCAGTACTTTATACTCGGCTTTTAAAAATGCCATTGCGCCTTCAGCAATATGGCCTGCAATTTTTTTCATTTTATCTGTGCCGGCATCCTGTTTATTAACCCAGGCGCTTTTCCACAAAACAAAGATGATCCCCAGCACACCAAATACCGGAAGGTAATAGAGTAAATTTTCCATGTTACGAATTAAGGTTATCGATTCAGTTTATTTTCTACTTTCTGTCAGCGTTCTTTATGCCTGTTGTGAAACGAGTACAGGCTTATTTCTATAATCTGCCTTTAAAAAGCAGCGCAAAGATAGAATAACTGATAAAACCTGCAAAAACGATCAGAATTAACAGAATTTGAGGTTTTGAATGACTTGGTCAGCCGTGGTTGAATAGCTCCCGAAGGGCATTCCATAATTGTTTCTTTTTAGCCTCATCAAATGCCCTCAATGAGTCGGCCTCAAGCACATGCACACCGTTCCAATTACTTACCTGATACGGTGTGTTTACCTGCGCGATTTTACTTCCAAATGATAAAACAACAGGTGGATTAAAGACCAGTAACTCGGCCATATCTGCTTTCTCTTTTACAAGTATTTGTACTTGTGCCATTTTAAGTTTTACAGCGCCAAGAATTTTGCTTAACAATTCAATTTCGTTTGGACTGAGGGATGACCACTCTTGCGGGACCAGTATAATTACTCGTCCTGGAATTTTATACAGGTCTTCTGTAAAGGTCTGTTCAATGGCCTCCCGTTGTAAACTCATCATTCAATGTTGAATATAGATTTCAATTCGTGGGCATCCTGAGGTTTCATACGACCGGCCAGTATAAGGCGTAATTGTCTTCTTCGAAGGGCGCCATTGTAAAACTCTTTATCCTTTTCAGTTTCAGGTTCAATTTCCGGCACATCAATCGGGCGGCCACTTTGATCAACAGCAACAAAAGTAAAATACGCACTATTGCTCTCCATCTTTTTTCCGGACGGAATATCCTCGGCATCTACATCAATGCGTACTTCCATGGATGAATTAAACGCGCGGGTCACGTTGGCTTTAAGTGTGACCACATTACCCAAAAGAATGGGATGTTTAAACGAAATGTTATCAACAGAGGCTGTTACAACAATTCGGTTCGAATGTTTTTGCGCAGCAATGGCTGAAACAATATCCATCCAGTGCATGAGTCTTCCGCCCATCAAATTATTTAAGGTGTTTGTATCATTGGGAAGCACCAACTCAGTCATGCTCACAAACGATTCACGGGGAAATTTCTTTTTTCTTGGCATCTTATTTTGAGTAATGACTAATGATTAATGATTAATGATTAATGACTATTTTTTCCAACCTTGCTCACCCAATAGCGGCACAAAACTAAAGTAATCAAACTCTTCTTTTATCAGCTGACCATTGTTTTTGTGTATCTTCACCATCACTTGCTTTTCGCGATTACCTACGGGTATTACTAAAATCCCATCTTCGGCTAATTGGTTAATCAGTGCATCCGGAACAACAGGTGCGCCTGCCGTAACAATAATCTTATCGAAGGGAGCCTTTGCAGGAAGGCCTTTTGATCCATCGCCATAAAAGAAGTATGGTTTATACCCCAGTTTTGGCAGAAATGACTTTGCTGTTTCGTAAAGCTTTTTGTTGTATTCAATCGTATAAACTTTCGCACCAAGTTCCAGTAAAATGCAGGCCTGATAACCCGAACCCGTTCCAATCTCCAATACTTTATCGCCAGGTTTTATTTCCAGTTTTTCCGTTTGGAAGGCTACCGTATACGGCTGGGATATGGTTTGACCTTCCCCAATGGGGAAGGCTTTGTCCTGGTAAGCGTGCTCCAGCAGGGCATTATCAAAAAAAACGTGCCTGGGAACCTTGCTTATAGCAGCTAAAACATGCTCGTCTTTTATACCCTTGTTTTGGATAATTTTAACCAGCTTATTTCGCAGTCCGCGCTGCTTGTAATTATCCTCCAACATTTCGTTTTTGCGCAAAAAAGGGCATTTTTTGCCCATAAACAAAGTTTCAGAAAATCTTTAGGAAAATTGAAACCAACCCGCGTACTTTAGGGTTCTCTCATGCACAGTGAATAAGCTTTTTGCCATAGCGTTCACGTGTATTTACCTGCTCCTGACAGTGGGTGTGGCCAAAACCACACACTACTGCATGGGGCGGGCAAAATCCGCGGAAATCTTCAGTTTTGAGGCCCAAAAATGCGCCTGTAGTGGCTTTACCCCCGAAAATTCAGGATGTTGTCAAGATGAGCATGAAATCATCAAAGTTGATGATAATCAGTCATTTACGGTTTCATTAGTTTTGGATGCTCCTGCGCTGTTCTCCATCAGAACAGTGAATGATCAGTTAGAATTTGTATCTATAATCGATAGAACGAGTGTATATACTCACATAGACGATTATATTCCTCCACCCGAAGCCTTATTCAAGGTTAATTGCAGTTTTCTTTTTTACGATGGTCACGATTTGATAGTTTAAGCTACCATCAAGGTGGTTTGTTGCACTTCTACAGTATCATTTTGTTCAACTATCAAATCGTAAACATTTTATGAAATCAAACATCATTATCATATTTCTTCTGATCGGCTCTGTCGTTGCTTTTGCACAATCAAAATCGAAAGTTATTACGGCAAATATTAAAGTCTACGGAAACTGCGGTATGTGCAAAGAGCGCATTGAAGCAGCGCTCGATTACAAAGGCATCAAGACTGCAAAGTGGGATGCTAAAACTAAAAATCTTTCAGTAGTCTATAGTCCGTCCAAAATAACCGAACAGAAAATCCATGAGTTGGTAGCAGCCGTTGGTCATGATACGGATAAAGTAAAGGCGAAGGATACCATTTATGCTGATCTGCCTTTTTGTTGCTTATATCGTGATCACGATCACGAAGGAATGGACGACAATTAAGGGTTATGTTCAGAAATTCAAATTTTAGAATCGCTATAATGTTGGCGGTTGTGCTGTATTCCATTTCGGTGAATGCGCAGAAGCTGATGGGTGTTGTGGTGGAGAAGAACGCTAATGGTGTTGATGAGCCATTGGCAGGTGCCAATATTGTTTGGATGGGTTCTACAACGGGTACTACCTCCGGTAGCAATGGAGTATTCATGATCGATCGGGTGGAAGGTACATCAAAACTGGTGGTGAGCTATGTGGGTTATAAATCCGATACGTTGACCATTACCAATCAAACCCGCATTAAAGTTACACTCGTTTCTGATGAGTACTTGCAGGAGGTTACCGTAGTGGGCTGGAGACCTTCTTCGGGAATAGATCATGCGCGAGGCATCAATACGGTTATCATGACGGAGAAAGAATTGTTCAAAGCTGCATGTTGTAACCTGTCTGAAAGTTTTGAAACCAATCCATCCGTTGATGTGGCCTTTACGGACGCCATTACCGGAACGCGACAAATTCAAATGCTCGGTTTATCAGGACCCAACACCATGATATCCATTGAAAATATGCCGGGGGTGCGGGGCCTGGCTTCAAGCCAGGGTATTCAATTCATTCCGGGTACATGGATCAATTCGATACAGGTAACCAAAGGGGTGGGCTCGGTAATTAATGGATACGAAAGTATTGCCGGCCAGATCAATGTTGAGATGAAGAAGCCTGAGGAGAGCGAAAGACTGTACATTAATGGATATGTTAACAATGCTGCCCGATCGGAATTAAATGTAAATTATACGGCACACACCAGCGATAAATGGGCGACAACATTTTTGCTTCATGGCAGCACGCGTCCATTTGAGATGGACAGCAACGATGACTCATTTTTGGATTTTCCCACCGGATCGCAACTTAATTTTATAAACCGATGGGTGTATAACAACAATAAAGGGTTATTAGGGCAATTTGGTATTAAAGTATTAACCGACACCAAACAAGGCGGCCAAACTGATTTTAATCCCGAACAGGATAAGCTAACAACGAACCGTTACGGATTTGAAATTAATACTCAACGCTATGAAGCCTGGGGAAAGTTAGGTTATCAGTTTACCGGTAAGCCTTATAAAAGCATAGGCTTGCAACTTTCGGCCACGCGGCATGATCACGATAGCTATTATGGTTTCAATATCCATGCTGCGGATGAAAAGTCTCTTTATGTCAACCTGATTTATCAGTCTATTATCGGTTCAACCTACCATAAGTTTAAAACCGGTATTAGTTTTTTGTACGATGATTTTAAAGAATCTTTGGCTAATCCTGTCTTGGCGATCAATTATAATGGTAGCCTGTTAAATGACATTACTTTTAACCGTACCGAAATGGTGCCCGGAATTTTTGCGGAGTATAGCTATGATGGCAATGGAAAATTTTCGGCCATTGTGGGGGCCCGTGCTGACTATCACAGTTTGTTTGGTACGTTGTTTAATCCCCGCATCCATTTAAAATATGATGCTACTGAAACAACTACATTACGCTTATCGGCAGGTAAAGGTGTTCGGGTTGCAAATATCCTTACCGAAAATACAGGTATACTGGCCTCTTCCCGTCAGCTTGTTTTTTCAGGACTGCAGTCTGGCAAGGCATATGGTTTTAAGCCCGACCAGGCCTGGAATTTTGGGATAACCCTATCGCAGGATTTTACCTTGGATTATCGCCCCGGTGCGATCACCATGGATTACTTCTTTACGGATTTTGAAAACCAGGTTGTTCTTGACCTTGATAACACGGCACGAGAAGCAAGATTTTTCGGACTTAATGGTAAATCATTTTCGCACAGTTTTCAATTTCAGGTTGACTATGAGTTGATGCGCAGGTTTGATTTACGTATGGCTTATCGCTGGCTGAACGTACAAACTGATTATACAGAAGGCAGGTTAGCGCGGCCGCTCATTCCGGAGCACCGCGCATTTGTAAACCTGGCGTATGAAACAAAAAATAAGTGGAAGTTTGACTACACCGTGCAATGGATGGGGAAACAACGCATACCTGATACTTCACAGAATATTTCCGACTATCAACTTCCAGCATACTCGCCCGATTACTTTTTAATGAATGCGCAAATCACAAAAGACATTAAAGATAAATGGAGTGTTTATCTGGGCGTGGAAAACCTGAACAATTATACACTGGATAATCCCATTATAGCTGCTGACCAACCGTTCAGTCAGTATTTTGATACTTCCCTGGTGTGGGGCCCGATTTTTGGAACCATGGCGTATGCAGGCTTTCGGTTCAGGATCAAATAAAATACAGACGCATGCCTGAAAATTTTATCAGGCATGCGTTTCTAAAACCCAACAAGAATAAATGGGGCCCAATAGTAGGGGGCACTATAAGTTGAATTAATCATTTTTAACTTTGCCTGCTGTAGCTTTTTGCTGTAATCGCCAGATGGTTTTTCAAGCAGCATTTTGTAAAAGTCGGTCATTAGTTGTGCGGTCGACTCATCCGCCACGCTCCAAAACGACACCATTATATTTTTAGCCCCAGCATATACCAGCGCGCGCGATAACCCAATAACGCCTTCACCTTTTGAAATTTTACCCAGCCCGGTTTGGCA is part of the Cyclobacteriaceae bacterium genome and harbors:
- a CDS encoding sigma-70 family RNA polymerase sigma factor, with protein sequence MEEKEIFERICKGDEKALETLYKKYYRMMTKLVITNSGTEEEARDIYQDALVVFWQKATSGNLVMTSKISTYIYSICQNLWRKELDRKKRLSREEKDVSVTIDTETEERNKIIARCIDQLGDTCKKVLMYYYFEEMSMQDIAEKLGFANTDTAKTKKYKCKKKLDELVKAQYSEHDFLD
- a CDS encoding DUF2147 domain-containing protein; protein product: MKKVLLTVTLLWISVSLSAQQSILGRWKSIDDKTGETKSIVEIFEQNGLVYGKVIKIFPKPGNDPDPICDKCPEDDDRFKKKILGMEIIRGMKKSGSEYSDGHILDPEAGKVYRCKLWLESNDLKVRGYWGPVWRTQTWKKVS
- a CDS encoding sodium-translocating pyrophosphatase; translated protein: MENLLYYLPVFGVLGIIFVLWKSAWVNKQDAGTDKMKKIAGHIAEGAMAFLKAEYKVLAVFVLCVAVLLGVTANTETSSPLVAVSFVLGAFCSALAGFIGMRVATKANVRTTNAARTSLGRALEVAFAGGSVMGMGVVGLGVLGLSTLFIIYSSMFGIDTQANLTQVITIITGFSFGASSIALFARVGGGIYTKAADVGADLVGKVEAGIPEDHPLNPATIADNVGDNVGDVAGMGADLFESYVGSIIGTMVLGAAFMVPGFVDNFNGLSAVLLPLVLAGVGIVMSFLGTFFVRVKEGGDPQRALNMGEFVSSGLMIAASYFIITYMLPAQWTFTDPLYTDGNGNNIVRTMTAMGVFWATVIGLIAGLLVGLITEYYTGMGKKPVLSIVRQSSTGAATNIISGLGVGMMSTALPIIIIALSIIGAFYFGGLYGIAIAAVGMLSNLGIQLAVDAYGPISDNAGGIAEMAELPKEVRSRTDKLDAVGNTTAAIGKGFAIASAALTALALFGAFMTTAKLGSIDVSKANVMAGLFIGGMLPFVFSALAMGAVGRAAMSMIEEVRRQFTTIPALKAALEVMKRNGDKAKEEWSVEDQKTFNEADGKAEYGKCVEISTQAAIRQMVVPGLMAVIAPVLIAFLPGFGVEALGGMLAGVTVSGVLMAIFQSNAGGAWDNAKKSFEEGVEINGQKYYKKSEPHKAAVVGDTVGDPFKDTSGPSLNILLKLMSVVALVIAPLLAPSTSTQASLNENKPQTEVVSVTPVENTEIAE
- a CDS encoding DNA polymerase III subunit psi, which encodes MMSLQREAIEQTFTEDLYKIPGRVIILVPQEWSSLSPNEIELLSKILGAVKLKMAQVQILVKEKADMAELLVFNPPVVLSFGSKIAQVNTPYQVSNWNGVHVLEADSLRAFDEAKKKQLWNALRELFNHG
- a CDS encoding acyl-CoA thioesterase — its product is MPRKKKFPRESFVSMTELVLPNDTNTLNNLMGGRLMHWMDIVSAIAAQKHSNRIVVTASVDNISFKHPILLGNVVTLKANVTRAFNSSMEVRIDVDAEDIPSGKKMESNSAYFTFVAVDQSGRPIDVPEIEPETEKDKEFYNGALRRRQLRLILAGRMKPQDAHELKSIFNIE
- a CDS encoding protein-L-isoaspartate(D-aspartate) O-methyltransferase, with the protein product MLEDNYKQRGLRNKLVKIIQNKGIKDEHVLAAISKVPRHVFFDNALLEHAYQDKAFPIGEGQTISQPYTVAFQTEKLEIKPGDKVLEIGTGSGYQACILLELGAKVYTIEYNKKLYETAKSFLPKLGYKPYFFYGDGSKGLPAKAPFDKIIVTAGAPVVPDALINQLAEDGILVIPVGNREKQVMVKIHKNNGQLIKEEFDYFSFVPLLGEQGWKK
- a CDS encoding cation transporter, with the translated sequence MKSNIIIIFLLIGSVVAFAQSKSKVITANIKVYGNCGMCKERIEAALDYKGIKTAKWDAKTKNLSVVYSPSKITEQKIHELVAAVGHDTDKVKAKDTIYADLPFCCLYRDHDHEGMDDN
- a CDS encoding TonB-dependent receptor; protein product: MFRNSNFRIAIMLAVVLYSISVNAQKLMGVVVEKNANGVDEPLAGANIVWMGSTTGTTSGSNGVFMIDRVEGTSKLVVSYVGYKSDTLTITNQTRIKVTLVSDEYLQEVTVVGWRPSSGIDHARGINTVIMTEKELFKAACCNLSESFETNPSVDVAFTDAITGTRQIQMLGLSGPNTMISIENMPGVRGLASSQGIQFIPGTWINSIQVTKGVGSVINGYESIAGQINVEMKKPEESERLYINGYVNNAARSELNVNYTAHTSDKWATTFLLHGSTRPFEMDSNDDSFLDFPTGSQLNFINRWVYNNNKGLLGQFGIKVLTDTKQGGQTDFNPEQDKLTTNRYGFEINTQRYEAWGKLGYQFTGKPYKSIGLQLSATRHDHDSYYGFNIHAADEKSLYVNLIYQSIIGSTYHKFKTGISFLYDDFKESLANPVLAINYNGSLLNDITFNRTEMVPGIFAEYSYDGNGKFSAIVGARADYHSLFGTLFNPRIHLKYDATETTTLRLSAGKGVRVANILTENTGILASSRQLVFSGLQSGKAYGFKPDQAWNFGITLSQDFTLDYRPGAITMDYFFTDFENQVVLDLDNTAREARFFGLNGKSFSHSFQFQVDYELMRRFDLRMAYRWLNVQTDYTEGRLARPLIPEHRAFVNLAYETKNKWKFDYTVQWMGKQRIPDTSQNISDYQLPAYSPDYFLMNAQITKDIKDKWSVYLGVENLNNYTLDNPIIAADQPFSQYFDTSLVWGPIFGTMAYAGFRFRIK